The following nucleotide sequence is from Leptodactylus fuscus isolate aLepFus1 chromosome 10, aLepFus1.hap2, whole genome shotgun sequence.
ACCTGGCGGCCGTACTGGAGTATCTGACCGCTGAGATCCTGGAGTTGGCTGGTAATGCTGCACGGGACAACAAGAAGACCCGCATCATCCCCCGTCACCTGCAGCTGGCCGTGCGCAATGACGAGGAGCTGAACAAACTGCTGGGTGGCGTGACCATCGCCCAGGGAGGCGTCCTGCCCAACATCCAGGCCGTGCTGCTGCCCAAGAAGACCGAGAGCAGCAAGCCCAGCAAGAGCAAGTGAGCGCCGCTCCCACCCCATCCGTCTATACAagcaaaggctcttctaagagccacCACCTTGTCTACAGCAGAGCTGCCTCCTGTCTACAATACGGGCTGTCCGTCTATTCTGAAGCCAACTCCTGGCCCGACCGGCGGCCCTTACAGGGAAGCACCGTGGGGTGACTGAGCGGGAGGAGGATTCACTCTGTAGGGAGATGTGGTGCGGGCGCGGGGTTTTGTGTCAGGTCGGGCTGGTGGTAATCTGCTAATGCTCTCTTCCCAGGCAGGTAGTATAAGCGGAGCTTAGATATAACGGGCGGGCGGGCG
It contains:
- the LOC142183448 gene encoding histone H2A type 2-B, translated to MSGRGKQGGKARAKAKTRSSRAGLQFPVGRVHRLLRKGNYAERVGAGAPVYLAAVLEYLTAEILELAGNAARDNKKTRIIPRHLQLAVRNDEELNKLLGGVTIAQGGVLPNIQAVLLPKKTESSKPSKSK